In Puntigrus tetrazona isolate hp1 chromosome 22, ASM1883169v1, whole genome shotgun sequence, one genomic interval encodes:
- the LOC122327738 gene encoding guanine nucleotide-binding protein subunit alpha-11-like isoform X2: MKQMKIINGSGYSENERCSYTKLVFQNIFQSMCAMTDAMKTLKIPYSNPQNEIYAQWFQDLDIHQITQLQRSYVEAIHHLWADKGLKICYSRRREYQLLDSTKYFIDHLDRIATQDYIPTSQDVLHVRFPTTGITDHCFSLEKITLRIVDVGGQRGQRRKWIHCFENVMSLIFLASLSEYDQLLEENNKDNRMEESLSLFYTTIHSTWFVNSSIILFLNKTDILAEKIQFSDLKTYFPQFNGKRRDIQDAMKFIEQLYIQKAVCNETKKEKKVYCHFTCATNTKNIQTVFTDIKDTVLIDVLENWGML; this comes from the exons ATGAAGCAGATGAAGATCATTAATGGAAGCGGATACTCGGAAAATGAGAGATGTAGTTACACTAAACTGGTTTTTCAGAACATCTTCCAATCTATGTGTGCAATGACAGATGCCATGAAAACGCTTAAGATTCCCTACTCCAACCCACAGAACGAG ATTTATGCCCAGTGGTTCCAGGATCTGGATATACATCAGATAACACAGCTTCAGAGAAGTTATGTAGAGGCTATTCATCATCTATGGGCAGACAAAGGCTTAAAGATTTGTTACAGTCGGCGCAGGGAGTATCAACTGTTAGACTCCACTAAATA CTTTATTGATCATTTGGACCGCATCGCAACTCAAGACTACATCCCTACGTCTCAAGATGTTCTTCATGTCCGATTCCCTACCACCGGCATCACAGACCATTGCTTTTCTTTGGAGAAGATAACTCTCAG GATTGTAGACGTCGGAGGTCAGAGAGGACAGAGAAGGAAATGGATTCATTGCTTTGAAAATGTGATGTCGCTCATATTTCTGGCCTCCCTCAGCGAGTACGACCAACTTCTGGAGGAGAATAACAAAGAT AACCGTATGGAAGAGAGCTTGTCGCTGTTCTACACGACCATCCACTCAACATGGTTTGTCAACTCCTCCATCATCCTCTTCCTAAACAAAACGGACATCCTGGCTGAGAAGATTCAGTTCTCTGACCTAAAAACGTACTTTCCTCAATTTAACG GAAAACGTCGGGATATTCAAGACGCCATGAAGTTCATAgaacaattatatatacaaaaagcagtttgtaatgagacaaaaaaagagaaaaaagtctACTGCCACTTCACCTGCGCCACAAACACCAAAAACATCCAGACAGTCTTCACTGATATTAAAGATACGGTCCTCATCGATGTCTTAGAAAACTGGGGGATGCTTTAA